The Diaphorobacter ruginosibacter genome contains a region encoding:
- a CDS encoding lytic transglycosylase domain-containing protein, with protein sequence MQWLKILTPFLLGASLAGALPSVSAQTRGDDVLLEMQKAFRQKDKQKLTALLPGARGHVLEPWAAYWELKARLEEATQDEVDAFLQRYAGSYQEDRLRNDWLLLLGQRRDWERFLDMHAKFRMRDDKEVQCYALNVDQMLGKATEDIAAVVLANWYAQRDVDDGCAYAAAELFAAKKIKPLDVWRKARLAAEANRLRAVQKAVQIVAPESVGGLREAVDSPTKYLTGRATARGKMKQEFIVLALIRMAMSDPSAAARLLDSKWGVQLSAEERNWLWGLIGKQSAIALSGDALGYFANVSRDADLTDDMLGWRARAALRAGQWKVVARSIDAMTVAGRNDPTWVYWRGRAYMSNRPGDEDRANAKRLFESIAGSSSFYEQLAREELGQKITAPAAPAPLTPEEMAAAKANPALNRGVYAILLGLRSEGVREWNYATNLHAPGGMGDRELLAAADFACKQEVWDRCINTSERTKSFIDVTQRFPMPFRSSVVDHSQRIGLDPAYVYGLIRQESRFIMDARSHVGASGLMQVMPATAKWTARKIGMTDFTPDMIYDRETNITIGTAYLKLALDDFDDSMALAAAGYNAGPGRPRNWRNGPVIEGAIWAENVPFAETRGYVKNVLANTTNYAAILTGQPQSVKARLGTIGPRLASEPEPNKDLP encoded by the coding sequence ATGCAATGGCTCAAGATTCTGACACCGTTCCTGCTCGGGGCTAGTCTGGCAGGTGCGCTCCCCTCCGTTTCGGCTCAGACCCGAGGCGACGACGTGCTGCTTGAAATGCAAAAGGCGTTCAGGCAGAAAGACAAGCAAAAGCTCACTGCGCTGCTCCCGGGCGCGCGCGGCCACGTGCTGGAGCCCTGGGCGGCCTACTGGGAATTGAAGGCGCGGCTCGAGGAGGCCACGCAGGACGAGGTCGATGCATTTTTGCAACGCTATGCGGGCAGCTACCAGGAAGATCGCCTGCGCAACGACTGGCTGCTGCTGCTCGGCCAGCGTCGCGACTGGGAGCGTTTCCTCGACATGCATGCGAAGTTCCGCATGCGCGACGACAAGGAAGTGCAGTGCTATGCGCTGAATGTCGACCAGATGCTGGGCAAGGCGACGGAGGACATCGCCGCCGTGGTGCTTGCCAACTGGTACGCGCAGCGCGACGTGGACGACGGCTGCGCCTACGCGGCGGCCGAGCTGTTTGCGGCCAAGAAGATCAAGCCGCTCGACGTGTGGCGCAAGGCCCGTCTGGCGGCCGAGGCGAACCGGCTGCGCGCCGTGCAGAAGGCCGTGCAGATCGTGGCGCCGGAGTCGGTGGGCGGCCTGCGCGAAGCGGTCGACTCTCCCACCAAGTACCTGACGGGCAGGGCCACGGCGCGCGGCAAGATGAAGCAGGAATTCATCGTGCTGGCGCTGATCCGCATGGCGATGAGCGATCCTTCCGCGGCGGCACGCCTGCTGGATTCCAAATGGGGTGTGCAACTGTCGGCAGAGGAGCGCAACTGGCTCTGGGGCCTGATCGGCAAGCAGTCGGCCATCGCGCTGTCGGGCGATGCATTGGGCTACTTTGCCAATGTGAGCCGTGACGCCGATCTCACCGACGACATGCTGGGCTGGCGTGCACGCGCCGCGTTGCGCGCGGGCCAATGGAAGGTGGTGGCCCGCAGCATCGATGCAATGACGGTGGCGGGACGCAACGATCCGACCTGGGTCTACTGGCGTGGCCGCGCCTACATGAGCAACCGGCCGGGCGACGAGGACCGGGCCAATGCCAAGCGCCTGTTCGAGAGCATTGCGGGCAGCAGCAGTTTCTATGAACAGTTGGCACGCGAGGAACTGGGGCAGAAGATCACAGCTCCTGCCGCGCCCGCACCGCTCACACCGGAGGAAATGGCAGCCGCCAAGGCCAATCCGGCGCTCAACAGGGGCGTCTATGCCATCTTGCTGGGCCTGCGCAGCGAAGGCGTGCGCGAGTGGAACTACGCAACCAACCTGCATGCGCCCGGCGGCATGGGGGACCGCGAACTGCTGGCCGCTGCCGACTTTGCCTGCAAGCAGGAAGTCTGGGATCGCTGCATCAACACCAGCGAACGCACCAAGTCCTTCATCGATGTGACGCAACGCTTCCCGATGCCGTTCCGCTCGTCGGTGGTCGACCATTCCCAGCGCATCGGCCTGGATCCGGCCTACGTGTATGGCCTGATCCGGCAGGAAAGCCGCTTCATCATGGATGCACGTTCGCACGTCGGGGCGTCGGGCCTGATGCAGGTGATGCCCGCCACGGCGAAGTGGACGGCGCGCAAGATCGGCATGACCGACTTCACGCCGGACATGATCTACGACCGCGAGACCAACATCACCATCGGCACTGCCTACCTGAAGCTCGCGCTCGACGACTTCGACGATTCGATGGCGCTGGCGGCAGCGGGCTACAACGCGGGACCGGGCCGGCCGCGCAACTGGCGCAACGGGCCGGTGATCGAGGGCGCGATCTGGGCCGAGAACGTGCCTTTTGCCGAGACACGCGGCTATGTGAAGAACGTGCTTGCGAACACGACCAACTACGCGGCCATCCTCACGGGGCAACCGCAGTCGGTGAAGGCCCGCCTTGGCACCATCGGCCCGCGCCTTGCAAGCGAGCCGGAGCCGAACAAGGATCTGCCCTGA
- a CDS encoding sulfatase family protein, whose product MNHTTQRPNIIFIVADDLGYADLGCYGGRDAAFGPVSPVLDRLAANGLKLTQGYSNSPVCSPTRFAMMTARYQYRLRGAAEEPIRTSTRGNSTLGLPTSHPTLPSLLHSAGYRTALMGKWHLGYPPHFSPIRSGYEEFCGPMSGGVDYFTHCGANGQHDLWLGEEEKRQEGYLTDLITDWSVDFIERMAEGAQAPQQTPFFLSVHYTAPHWPWETRDDEDLSHELRENQQALYHLHGGNVETYRRMIHQMDEGIGRIVATLEQQKLLDNTLIVFTSDNGGERFSDNWPLVGGKMDLTEGGIRVPWIAHWPRVIAAGTTSEQTCMTMDWSATMLELGGAQADADFPLDGESLAPLLADTTTLRNRPLFWRMNHRGQRAMRDGDWKYLRVDGIDYLFNLRSDERERANLAPVQPQRLAAMVGAWEQWNDSMPVIPADATVSLCYTEKDMPQR is encoded by the coding sequence ATGAACCACACGACACAACGCCCCAACATCATCTTCATCGTCGCCGACGATCTCGGCTATGCCGACCTCGGCTGCTACGGTGGTCGCGATGCCGCGTTCGGCCCCGTCTCGCCCGTCCTCGACCGGCTGGCCGCCAATGGACTGAAGCTCACCCAGGGCTACTCGAACTCACCCGTCTGCTCGCCCACCCGCTTCGCGATGATGACCGCGCGTTATCAATACCGCCTGCGCGGCGCGGCCGAAGAGCCCATCCGCACCAGCACGCGCGGCAACAGCACCCTGGGTCTGCCGACTAGCCATCCGACCCTGCCATCGCTGCTCCACAGCGCGGGCTACCGGACAGCGCTCATGGGCAAGTGGCACCTGGGCTATCCGCCGCACTTCAGCCCCATCCGCTCGGGCTACGAAGAGTTCTGCGGCCCGATGTCCGGCGGCGTGGACTACTTCACGCACTGCGGGGCCAACGGACAGCACGACCTGTGGTTGGGTGAAGAGGAAAAGCGGCAGGAAGGCTACCTCACCGATCTGATCACCGACTGGTCGGTGGACTTCATCGAGCGCATGGCCGAAGGTGCGCAAGCCCCACAGCAAACGCCGTTCTTCCTGAGCGTTCACTACACGGCCCCCCACTGGCCATGGGAAACGCGCGACGATGAAGACCTCTCGCACGAACTGCGCGAAAACCAGCAGGCGCTCTACCACCTGCATGGCGGGAACGTCGAGACCTATCGCCGCATGATCCACCAGATGGACGAGGGCATCGGCCGCATCGTCGCGACACTGGAGCAGCAGAAGCTGCTGGACAATACCCTGATCGTCTTCACCAGCGACAACGGTGGCGAGCGCTTCTCGGACAACTGGCCGCTCGTGGGCGGCAAGATGGACCTGACGGAAGGCGGCATCCGCGTGCCATGGATCGCCCACTGGCCCCGTGTCATCGCGGCAGGCACGACCAGCGAGCAGACCTGCATGACGATGGACTGGTCGGCCACCATGCTCGAATTGGGCGGCGCGCAGGCCGATGCGGATTTCCCGCTGGATGGTGAATCGCTTGCGCCGCTGCTGGCCGACACCACGACACTCAGGAACCGTCCCCTGTTCTGGCGCATGAACCACCGCGGCCAACGCGCCATGCGCGATGGCGACTGGAAATATCTGCGCGTGGACGGCATCGACTATCTCTTCAACCTGAGAAGCGACGAACGCGAACGCGCCAACCTCGCTCCGGTGCAGCCACAGCGGCTGGCCGCGATGGTCGGCGCGTGGGAACAATGGAACGATTCCATGCCCGTGATCCCCGCCGACGCCACCGTGAGCCTCTGCTACACCGAAAAGGACATGCCCCAGCGCTGA
- a CDS encoding Bug family tripartite tricarboxylate transporter substrate binding protein: MLTQRRRHFIAQSLAATAGVALAANSFAAQEVLRIVVGYPPGGASDRVARILADKMQMLLGSPVIVENRAGAGGRVAAQFLRNAPAQPPMLMLANPAVMVVSPLVVNDAGYDADKDFIPVSEVNSYVFGVAVSSAVPVKELSHLLAWLKANPKQANIGVPATGSLPHFFALMLGQKAGVEAEAVGYKGSAPLITDLIGGQVPVAVDTLDGLLAQHEAGKLRILAVSGEQRNPAAPNVPTLKEAGVSLSAEGWNTVFAPRSTPAAQVQRYADAIGKAMRDPDTIKQFKASNLDPVVSTPQQTRERLAAYRKQWEPVIRASGYKA, from the coding sequence ATGCTCACACAACGCCGCCGTCACTTCATCGCGCAGTCGCTGGCTGCCACCGCTGGCGTCGCGCTCGCCGCCAACAGCTTCGCGGCACAGGAAGTCCTGCGCATCGTCGTAGGCTACCCGCCAGGCGGCGCAAGTGACCGCGTGGCACGCATTCTGGCCGACAAGATGCAGATGCTGCTGGGTTCCCCCGTGATTGTTGAAAACCGGGCCGGTGCCGGTGGCCGCGTGGCAGCGCAGTTCCTGCGCAACGCGCCCGCGCAGCCGCCCATGCTGATGCTTGCCAACCCGGCGGTGATGGTGGTTTCGCCCCTGGTGGTGAACGATGCGGGCTACGACGCAGACAAGGACTTCATTCCCGTCAGCGAGGTCAACAGCTACGTCTTCGGTGTCGCGGTGTCGAGTGCCGTTCCTGTCAAGGAACTGTCCCATCTGCTGGCGTGGCTCAAGGCCAATCCCAAGCAAGCAAACATCGGCGTCCCGGCAACTGGCAGCCTGCCACATTTCTTTGCGCTGATGCTGGGCCAGAAGGCAGGTGTCGAAGCCGAGGCCGTGGGCTACAAGGGCTCGGCGCCGCTGATCACCGACCTGATCGGCGGTCAGGTGCCGGTCGCGGTGGATACGCTCGACGGGCTGCTGGCGCAGCACGAAGCCGGCAAGTTGCGCATCCTCGCGGTCTCGGGCGAGCAGCGCAATCCAGCCGCGCCGAATGTGCCCACCTTGAAGGAAGCAGGGGTGAGTCTTTCTGCTGAGGGCTGGAACACCGTGTTTGCGCCCAGATCCACGCCCGCCGCGCAAGTGCAGCGCTACGCCGACGCCATCGGGAAAGCCATGCGCGACCCCGACACCATCAAGCAATTCAAGGCCAGCAATCTCGACCCGGTCGTGAGCACGCCGCAGCAAACCCGTGAACGCCTGGCAGCGTACCGCAAGCAATGGGAGCCGGTGATCCGCGCATCGGGCTACAAGGCTTGA
- a CDS encoding MarR family winged helix-turn-helix transcriptional regulator, which yields MTGIYPRRMPDPSPPPISSLGDPVQPGDLLLYRIAKLSSASARLVTRLCERGHGITRREWGVLMWLAQQPGLQPSALAEKLELDRARISRAIGSMHVKGLIQKTKAQANRREIELHLTEQGQRMHDELWPQIRRINLQLLDALDARDPLAVDRLDAALHSLQGRIQQLEAADGHSDPEFPSRRAGARSRG from the coding sequence ATGACTGGTATTTACCCTCGCCGCATGCCCGATCCTTCTCCCCCGCCCATCTCTTCGCTCGGCGATCCCGTGCAGCCCGGAGATTTGCTGCTCTACCGGATCGCCAAGCTATCGTCAGCGTCCGCGCGCCTGGTGACCCGCCTGTGCGAGCGCGGACATGGCATCACGCGCCGCGAATGGGGCGTGCTGATGTGGCTGGCGCAGCAGCCGGGACTGCAGCCTTCCGCTCTGGCGGAAAAGCTCGAGCTGGATCGCGCACGCATTTCGCGGGCGATCGGCTCGATGCATGTGAAGGGCCTGATCCAGAAAACCAAGGCGCAGGCCAATCGCCGTGAAATCGAGCTACATCTGACGGAGCAGGGGCAGCGGATGCACGATGAACTGTGGCCGCAGATCCGGCGCATCAATCTGCAATTGCTTGACGCGCTCGATGCGCGGGATCCACTGGCGGTGGACAGGCTGGATGCGGCGCTCCATTCGCTGCAGGGGCGGATCCAGCAGCTGGAAGCTGCCGATGGGCACAGCGACCCCGAGTTTCCTTCACGACGCGCGGGAGCGAGATCGCGCGGGTGA
- a CDS encoding cytochrome b/b6 domain-containing protein codes for MSAVEKKTALEPRVRVWDWPVRLLHWGLVVCVALSWWSREDLGPLHERTGYAVIGILLARLIWGFAGSRYARFSQFVRSPEATMAYARAALSGKAPRYIGHNPLGGLMVVALLACLSLLTFTGWLYTTDMFWGYGWLAYLHKYTAWVLLGLVALHICGMLWTCREHHENLVGAMFTGRKKAPSQNDVA; via the coding sequence ATGTCGGCAGTTGAGAAGAAGACCGCACTCGAGCCGCGGGTGCGTGTCTGGGACTGGCCCGTGCGCCTGTTGCATTGGGGGCTGGTGGTCTGCGTCGCGCTGTCCTGGTGGAGCCGCGAAGACCTCGGTCCCCTGCATGAGCGCACGGGCTATGCCGTCATCGGCATCCTCCTTGCGCGGCTGATATGGGGCTTTGCGGGAAGCCGCTACGCGCGCTTTTCCCAGTTCGTGCGGTCACCGGAAGCCACCATGGCCTATGCGCGCGCCGCTCTCTCTGGAAAGGCCCCGCGCTACATCGGCCACAACCCGCTGGGCGGCTTGATGGTGGTGGCGCTGCTTGCCTGCCTGTCACTGCTGACCTTCACCGGCTGGCTCTACACCACAGACATGTTCTGGGGCTACGGCTGGCTCGCCTACCTGCACAAGTACACCGCCTGGGTGCTGCTGGGTCTCGTGGCCCTGCACATCTGCGGCATGCTGTGGACCTGCCGGGAGCACCATGAAAACCTGGTGGGCGCGATGTTCACCGGCAGGAAGAAGGCACCGTCGCAGAACGACGTGGCGTGA
- a CDS encoding PepSY domain-containing protein: MKKLHSVLCAAVLALCANAASAHGNVQCKEYPKSEWRPHTELQDKLVKEGWTVRRMEKTDTCYEVYGKDPKGKRVEAFFDPKTLERVEED; the protein is encoded by the coding sequence ATGAAAAAACTCCACTCCGTCCTCTGCGCTGCGGTACTCGCGCTCTGCGCCAATGCAGCCTCCGCCCACGGCAACGTGCAGTGCAAGGAATACCCCAAGAGTGAATGGCGCCCGCACACCGAGCTGCAGGACAAGCTGGTCAAGGAAGGCTGGACCGTGCGCCGCATGGAAAAGACCGACACCTGCTACGAGGTCTACGGCAAGGACCCCAAGGGCAAGCGCGTGGAGGCCTTCTTCGACCCCAAGACACTCGAGCGCGTCGAAGAAGATTGA
- a CDS encoding Fe2+-dependent dioxygenase, which yields MLITIDKVLTKEQVLQFREQLDAAPWQDGAATAGTLARSAKRNLQLDDESALCTQLGQQILRILAQTPRFISAALPRAIYPPKFNRYTDGGTYGAHVDSSLMFLPGSHQQIRTDLSATLFLAEPDDYDGGELEVEGPFGVQEIKLEAGDMVLYPSTSLHRVTPVTRGARVASFFWIESLVPDEGERSLLFDLDQTVQQLTPSMAPDDPRLVQLTGIYHNLVRRWART from the coding sequence ATGCTGATCACCATCGACAAAGTCCTCACCAAGGAACAGGTCCTCCAGTTTCGCGAGCAGCTCGATGCCGCTCCCTGGCAGGACGGTGCGGCCACGGCCGGCACGCTGGCCCGCAGCGCCAAGCGCAACCTGCAGCTCGACGACGAAAGTGCGCTCTGCACGCAACTGGGCCAGCAGATATTGCGCATCCTCGCGCAAACGCCGCGCTTCATCTCGGCGGCGCTTCCACGAGCCATCTATCCGCCCAAGTTCAACCGCTACACCGACGGCGGCACCTACGGCGCGCATGTGGACAGCTCGCTCATGTTCCTGCCCGGATCGCACCAGCAGATCCGCACCGACCTGTCCGCCACGCTGTTTCTCGCTGAGCCGGACGATTACGACGGCGGCGAGCTCGAGGTGGAGGGTCCGTTCGGCGTGCAGGAGATCAAGCTGGAGGCAGGCGACATGGTGCTCTACCCCTCCACGAGCCTGCACCGCGTGACACCTGTGACACGTGGCGCGCGCGTGGCCTCGTTCTTCTGGATCGAAAGCCTCGTGCCCGACGAGGGCGAACGCTCGCTGCTGTTCGACCTGGACCAGACCGTCCAGCAGCTCACGCCCTCCATGGCACCGGACGACCCCCGCCTGGTGCAACTCACCGGCATCTATCACAATCTCGTGCGCCGCTGGGCTCGAACCTGA